Genomic segment of Pseudorca crassidens isolate mPseCra1 chromosome 10, mPseCra1.hap1, whole genome shotgun sequence:
CTGTGGTTCCCACCATACACCTGTGAGGATGGTGGGCCTCATGGGCGCCCCCACTCTGAATATTTCGTTGCAGGCCGTGAGCGCATTGGGCAGGACTCGGCGTACGAGCAGGAGGGGAAGGTGCAGTTTGTGATCGACGCCGTGTACGCCATGGGCCACGCGCTGCACGCCATGCACCGTGACCTGTGTCCGGGCCGCGTGGGGCTCTGCCCGCGCATGGACCCTGTGGACGGCACCCAGTTGCTCAAGTACATCCGCAGTGTCAATTTCTCAGGTGGGGGCACCACCCAACCCTGGGGAAGGGATCCTGGGGCTCCATGGGGTGGGAGTGCGCGGGGGTCTCTTCAGATGCTTCCAAGGGGTTCCATACAGAGGTGTCTCTGCCCTGGGCTCACGATCCTTCCTGACTCTGGGTGAAGGCTCAGCAAAGAAGCTGAGCGTGTGACCCCCACGGGCCCCCGCAGGCATCGCGGGGAACCCTGTGACCTTCAATGAGAACGGAGACGCACCTGGGCGCTATGACATCTACCAGTACCAGCTACGCAACGGCTCTGCCGAGTACAAGGTCATCGGCTCCTGGACTGACCACCTGCACCTCAGAGTAAGCACCTGGCGGGAGGGCAGCGAGGGGTCCCGGGGGGCTAGGCGGCGGAGAGAGGCCACCCCAACCCAGGGAGGGGAGGCCAAGGGGAGGCAGCCGCCGACTAGCCCTGCCCCCCGGGTTTGCTGCTGCCAACTTGGGGCTTCCTTCCATGCCCCACCCTAGACCTCAGAGGGCCCTGAGCCCCCCAACCCTGAAACAGAAGAACAGGGTGGCTGGGCTTCTGCTGcccttcctgcccctgcccttTCCCTTGGCCTGGGGTCTTCTTGCCTGCTGCCCCTTCGCAGGGCAAGAACTCTGGATAGATGAAGTCACGCTGGAGTTCAGGGGCTCAAAGTTTTGGGGGGGTTCGGGGGggaaagaggtgaggaaggggagGGCTGTGTCTGGACAGTGGAGGACGACGTCTTAAGGCAAAGAGCACAGCCTGCTGTTCTCTAAGCATGAACTCTCCTaagagccactttttttttttttttttttttttttttttttgcggtacacgggcctctcactgttgtggcctctcccgttgcggagcacaggctccggacgtgcaggctcagcggccatggctcatgggcccagccgcttcgcggcatgtgggatcctcccggaccggggcacgaacccgtgtcccctgcatcggcgggtggactcccaaccactgcgccaccaggggagcccagagcCACTTATTTAGAACTGATGCTTTGAATACAGCTCCCAAGTGTAGTCAGTTTCCCTTTGCCCAGTGCCTGGAGCTCTATGGGGCTCTCGCTTACTTTCCAGAACTTTGTGACACATTCAGTAGGGCGTGCCAGCTCCTATCGCCTCTTAGCTTGCAGCAGTTATGTCTTCAGAGACATGTAACAGTGACTAGCACTCATTTAGAGCAAGATGCAAAGAAACGCTAACCTGTGGGCACACATTAGTGGTCCTGTGATTGAATCTTTATTCGTTGTTCTCTTCTGAACCCAAGTCCCTGTGCCGCCTGGAGGAGGCCCGGTGGGCTGAGCCATAGCACGTTTCTTCTTGAGGGTGCACAGGAGTCACCTGCGGGGTCTTGTTGAAACTCAGATTCTGTGTCAGTGGGTCTGAGGTGGACCAAAATTTCCATTTCCAACAAGCTCCTGGGTGATGCTGATGTGGCCGGTCTGGGGACCACTTTGCATAGCAAGGCCTCATGGGGCGGGGAGTCGGGACTGCTGAGTCCTCTCCACTCTGCCATGTGACCCTAGGTTGTCACTGCCGGTCTCTGGGCGTTTCTCCATACAACCCTTGGGAGTTTTGTATTCGAGCAGGATCCCCCGTGGTCAGCTGGGTCTGGAGCCTGCCCCGGGGAGCTTATTTAAATGCAGCTGTTGGGTTCAGCTGACCCTGGCAGGGCCCGGGCAGCTGGATTTTACCCATCTAACTAAAATCACTAACTAAGTGATTCAGATTGGTGCCACCAGTGGGGCGGTCCAGGGCACTTGGCGGCATGTCCTGAGGCCCTCTCCTCTGCACTGTTGTTGCCAGATAGAGCGGATGCACTGGCCAGGGAGCGGGCAGCAGCTGCCCCGCTCCATCTGCAGCCTGCCCTGTCAGCCAGGTGAGCGGAAGAAGACGGTGAAGGGCATGCCCTGCTGCTGGCACTGCGAGCCCTGCACGGGGTACCAGTACCAGGTGGACCGCTACACCTGCAAGACATGTCCCTACGACATGCGGCCCACAGAGAACCGCACGGGCTGCCAGCCTATCCCCATCATCAAGCTTGAGTGGGGCTCACCCTGGGCCGTGCTGCCCCTCTTCCTGGCTGTGGTGGGCATCGCGGCCACGCTCTTCGTGGTGGTCACCTTCGTGCGCTACAACGACACGCCCATCGTCAAGGCCTCGGGCCGCGAGCTGAGTTACGTGCTGCTGGCGGGCATCTTCCTGTGCTACGCCACCACCTTCCTCATGATCGCCGAGCCCGACCTGGGTACCTGCTCTCTGCGCCGGATCTTCCTGGGGCTCGGCATGAGCATCAGCTATGCGGCCCTGCTCACCAAGACCAACCGCATCTACCGCATCTTCGAGCAGGGCAAGCGGTCGGTCAGCGCCCCGCGCTTCATCAGCCCCGCCTCGCAGCTGGCCATAACCTTCAGCCTCATCTCCCTGCAGCTGCTGGGCATCTGCGTGTGGTTTGTAGTGGACCCCTCCCATTCGGTGGTGGACTTCCAGGACCAGCGGACGCTCGACCCCCGCTTCGCCAGGGGCGTGCTCAAGTGTGACATCTCGGACCTGTCGCTCATCTGCCTGCTGGGCTACAGCATGCTGCTCATGGTCACGTGTACCGTGTACGCCATCAAGACGCGCGGAGTGCCTGAGACCTTCAATGAGGCCAAGCCCATCGGCTTCACCATGTACACCACCTGCATCGTCTGGCTCGCCTTTATCCCCATCTTCTTTGGTACCTCGCAGTCGGCTGACAAGGTgagtggcaggggctgggggtgggtgagggcGGCAAGCAGGGGGCAGCCTCCTGGGGCTAGTTGGCCTCTCACCTTGCTCTGGAAGTGCCTTCATTCCTGCCTCATTCTGTCTTCTCTCCGTCTCAGGTTTCTCTCCAGGTTCTgggtttctctcctctctctctctccctttctcttctcctgcctCCTCTCCCGTTTCTCTCCGCCCCCCACCACCTTCCGCTGCCTCATCTCTCTCCTTCCCGCTGCTTCCCACCCTCTCTCTACCCTccgcctctcctctctccctctcctctctctttccctatcTCTCCATCCCTGCCTCTCCCGCCCCaccttttccccctccccatctccttcccaccttcctctctcctctctgccagCCTGGGATGCTGCCCCCGCTTTCATtcttgtttttggctgtgccacgtgtcttgtgggatcttagttccctaaccagggatcaaaccccgggccctcggcagtgagagcgtggagtcctaaccactggaccgccagggaattccccattctTTTCTATACgctcccttacctctctccctaCTCAGCCCATCTTCCTTTCTGTCcactcctcctttcttcctcctctctccaccctctTCTCTGCCCTTGCAGGATCCCCATGGGTCCCCGAGGTGGGTGATGTATTGGGCActcgctccctctctccctggccCCAAGCCACCCCAAAGGCCAGGTGGGGATACCTGGCAGCATCAGCTGAGGGTCCACCCTCCACTGGCTGGAGCTGCCGATGAGCTGCCTCTTGCTGGCTCTGTCAGGCCATCCTGCCAGCCTGGCCTGAGGGTCTAGATACACCCCAAGGGCCCCGTGGACTCTGCCCACATCACTGCCCCAGTGCTGCCTGGGTGCTGGGGGGTTTTATCTTGAAGGATTGGGAGTCACTGAAGTCAGAGGCCAGAGATAGGGAGAATCAGAGGGACCGAGGACCCCAGCTCTGTGTCTGACTGTGGGATCCTGGGCAAGCCAGCTGgcctctctgcttcagtttcttcatcaacaGATTGGGGCTATGACCCTTCCTCTGCAGGCCTTACAGGTGTTGTAACAATCACACAACATGAGGGGTGTAAAAGCCGTTTACCCACTGTgaggaggctggggctggggaggagggtggaggggacgAGGTCAAGGGGCAGACAGAGCATATGGTGTAGGACCCAGAGGCTGTGAGAAGGTTGGTGGCTTTTACCGGGAGTGAGAAGCGAGCCACTGTGGGGTTCTGAGCAGGGAGGGATGCGTTGGGACATAGGTTTAAaaggatccctctggctgctgggtggagCCCTGCTGGAGGTGGTTGTAATGATCCCGAAGAGAGCTGCTGGCAGCAGGAGTGGTGAGGTGCGGGGGATTCCTGCTGTGTCAGGGGGTGGCGCTGGCTGGGTTTCCGATGGAGTGCATGTGGGATGAGAGGCGCAGGGGGGAGTCAGAATGACTCCACAGTCGTTGGTGTGAGCGATGGGAAGGAAAGAGTGTCtgcactggggtgggggggtgcgggGCGGGGTAGAGACGGCAGCGGAGCCTATAGGGGGCGGAGATCCGGAAGTCCTCTGGAGGTGCTGCGTTTGGGATGCCCGTGAGACGTCCAAGGGCAGCTGTTGAGTCAGTGGTTGACTATGTGAGTCTGGGGTTCAGGGACGAGGGCTGGCTTAGATCTGTACCTGGGGGAGTCGCCATCCTGTGGGCAGCACTTAAAGAGTGAGCCTGGGTGTGAGCTCCAGTAGAGATGCCTGGCCTCAGTGAGGCGGCCGTCAAAGCACCCACGAGGGCTGCTTGTCTTGGGTTAGGCACTTCACCTGTGGTCAGCAGACACCACAACAGTGGGCTCGGGTGGATTCACCATCCCTGCTTACAGGTGAGCAcggggaggcacagagaggtgaagtgacttgtctaaggtcacacagccagcaggaGGCACGGCTGGACTGCTTGAACCTACTCTGTCTAACTCAGGAGCCCCTCCCAAGCCCATACCACTCCCTGCAGCTCTGGGGCACCTCTCCCCCTGGGCCTTCCTTGGTAGGTGCCCACCCCTTCTCCAGCAGCTCCTCAAGTGCAGGAGCTGCGCCCTCCACCCCAAATCCCTTGGGTCTGGTGCAGAGAGGCCTGTGGCCTGTCTTCCAGTGGTGACCCAGCAGGCTGGGGGTTCTGAGAAGCAGACCTTGAGGCTGGCAGTGAGCGCCCCGAGGTCTGAGACCAGACCTGGCTCCAGGCCACCCTGCACACTTGAGCCAAAGCCACTGCCACTGAGGAGCAGCTCGCACGGTGGGCTGGGTCTCCACCCCCAGCAGGCCAGCGAGAGGCCTTCCCCGCTGAGGGCAGGTGCAGGCAGAGGCCCGCACGCCCCGCAGCGCCCAGGGGGCCCATGGAGCCATCAGGGGAGGCCGCCCACGCCCCAGGAAGCTGGCAGCTTGAGACATTACCCTCAACAATCCCAGGAGGCCCCTTCCCTCGCCTCCTCAGGGTGTAAAGGTGCACAGCCAGGTGGCCGACAGCATGGTGGTTCAGGCCCTTGCTCTGCCTTCCCATAACTTCCCCTGGCTGCCTGCCAGCACGCTGCTCCCAGTACGGTCCCTGTCATCCTGGTACCACACCCTCCCACCTCCAGGCGCTGGGGCCCAGCCCCCCTCTCGGCACCCTCCCCCCGTCTCTCCAGGCCACCCCACCTGCCTCTGATTTCTCCCTTTTTAGGAGGCTCCTCTCAGTACAGATTATGAAAAGGAGCCTCTGAGATGATCtcctctgaggcccagagagggcaagggacCTGCCCAGGGTCGCAAAGCAGGCTGGCCCACACCAGCGTATGGTCCTgagacccagctctgcccctgaTGGCGTCTACATGGGATACGCCCCCTCCTTCTCAGGGCTTCTGAATGAggcgagggtggggaggggagctctGAAGTCCCTCCAGTTCAGACCACCAGGCTTCTTAGAGGCTCAGGCAACCCTGGGGCTCTATCTGTGCTGTGTCATGTCTGAGCTACAAACAGCCCCAGTGACTGCCGGGTCCTGGgtgctagtgtgtgtgtgtgtgtgtgtgtgtgtgtgtgtgtgtgtgtgtgtagatggaGTGGAGTGGGGCTACTATGGGGAGTTGTGTTATGGGTACAGAAGTGTGTgtagagaatgtgtgtgtgcctTTCTGTGCATACTGAGCCGTGgatgggctgtgtgtgtgtgtgtgtgtgtgtgtgtgtgtgcagattgAGTGGGGATGGACAGGTGTGCCCTGAGGGGTCATGGCTGCTAGGATGTATTTGGGTGTACAGATTAACTGTGTGTGCTCAGCAGTGTATGTGCAGATGTTTgagtgtaggtgtgtgtgtgcacaggtgtatgtgtgtgttcaagTATGTGTGCAGGTGTGTTgagtgcctctgtgtgtgtgcacacgtgtgtgtaccCAGGTAcatgaaggggtgtgtgtgtgtgagagcccAGGTGTATCTGAGTCAGGTGGGAGTGTGCGGCTGGGagttcaggtgtgtgtgtgtgaatgcagaGGCGCATGGGTACATAAGTGTGGATGTGTGAGCATCTATGCGTGCCCTGGTGTGTGCGCACGCGTGCTTGCAACCCCGCCTGTCCCTCAGGCTGCAGGTGGCGCCGAGCGAAGCTGTCCATGTTGCTCTGGCGAGCAGGTGACCGGATCTCCCACGTTGGCCTGGATTTCCAGGGCTCACCCGCGTAGCCGCGTGCCGTTACCCTGAGCTGACTGGGGCATCGTCTCTCCACCGGTTGGGGTAACTGCTCAGCCAGGCTGGGGCGGGCCGTGGCCTCAGAGGCCGGCCAGGTTGTGGGGAAGGTCATTTGTCTGGTTTGTTAGACTGAGGATCTCAGGACCCACCAGGGTCAGCCTGGGCAGAAACACGAAGCAGGCGGACTCCTCCGTGCCCCCCACCAGACCGAGCACAAAACAGGAACTTCATTGTCCACCTCCACAGCAGctcctttctttgccttttgccCCACCCCAGGTGACCTCTGTCCTCTTCCATCAAGCCCAGCTCTGACAACCTGCTTCACTCTGGGGAGCAGCGACTCGTGACGCTAAGGCAGGATTCCTTGCAGAGGACGGAGTGTAGCAAGGGCCTGACCAAAGTCCAAGAGGGGAGCAGGCAGGGTGGCAGTTCAGGCTGGAGGATGGGTGGATGGGAGAGAAGGTGAAATCACATCCTGGAAGCCGCCTCTTACTCTGCATCCGTGCGACACCTGCATCTGCGCCTGGGCCCCATCCCTGTAGGCTAGAGGTTTCAGAGGACCACTGCTTCTCTGACAGGGTTAACACACTACCACCTCCTGGTGATGACATGCACCTTCACCCCAGGGGGCCCAGAACAATGCTGGAGCCAGTGGTGGGGTGAGAACTCCAGACCCTGTGgcaaggagaggggctgggggtgcaCAGCCCCACTTCTGTGCACAGGGCCAGCCGCCCCCAGCCTGGGCATGGCTAGAGGAGCCCCCATGAGGGCCCATGCTGGCGGGGAGGGGCCCCCGCTGGGGGGGGGCAGCTTTGTCCAAGTTTGATCTCTTTACACCCCTCCTTGTATTTtgtgtgcagaaaggctcctagGCTGAAAAACAGATTAGAACAGAGCCCCGAGGCCTGTGCTCGGGGCTGGCTCCATGGTTTTCAGGGTCAGGAGCCAAATGAAAACGaaggccccttgttcaaaaattattcagGATTCAAGCTGGCGGCCGCAAGGTGTTAAACCGAGCGTGCGTGCCCACGGAGCGGACTCTGCCTATATTGGTGCAGGGGGTTCAGCATCCCTCAGTGAGTCAGGGCAGATTGAAATCTGGAACCCCGCCCCCTGACCCCCATATAGGGCTGTGTCCACTGCAGGCCTCGCTCTGCCCAGAGAGGGTACTTGACCCCTGTCCCACCATCCCCATATTGGCCCAACCATACCTCCTTCCCATCAACAAGTTGGGGGCAAAAGACCTAAGATGGACATCTGCCCTGGAAATACACCCTTATACTCAAGAACCCCCAGTGCAAAAGGAGAGACACCCCTGCCCTCAGGAACCCCCAGTCTAATGAGGGAGACACATTTGTCCCCACGGGACCCCCAGTCCATAGTGAAGACCCAGATAACAAGCCCGTCCTTGCTTAGCCCAGATTTCCACTGTCTTCTCCAAGGGCCTGTTATGATATCCTGGAGACTGTCCCCCTTCACTCCTTCCTCCCTGGCCCGCCGTGCCATCcagggggtgggagaggtggCCAGCACCCTCCTACTGGCTTGTCATGACCTCTCCCGGTCCACATGCCGGGCGGCAGCACTGTGCCTGTTGGTGAGAGTGTGGGTTGCGTGTGAGGACAGAGGGGTGTGTGCTCACTAGGAAACAAGCTCTCATTTCCCCAGGCCTGTGACATTTTCTGAATGGTGGCAAGTGAAACAGCCTCTCTACactcccagcctccttcccccaCACCCTGCTCTGGTGCCCTGTACGTTTCATGTGGCCTCACAGTCTGCACTTGGGTAGCCTCATGGTTTGGGTGAGGTCGGTGCTATTATCCCATTGCgctgttgagaaaactgagggccGGAGAGGGGATGAGACTTCCTCAGTGTCACACACCTCTCTCCTCTCAGACCCTAGAgcttctccagcccctctcccaaaGGAGACCCGGGGAAGAGTGGCTGGGATGAAGGCCTTCAGATCCAGGTCATGAGGTATTTATGAGAGGGGCGAGAGATGGGGAGGAATGTGAGAATGGGAGGACCTGGCCCCTCCTTTCGGGAGACTTCCAGATGAGCTCAGGGCTCCTGTGACCTCAGGAGGCAAGTCCAGACCTCGGTCCCCCACTTCTGGACTGGGTGCAAGGAGTGAAGGCTATCATGGGGGATTGGCTAGAGCTGAGAGTCAgggagagcttcctggaggaggtggtacaTTAGCCAGGCccctggggaggggcccaggcCCAGAAACGGCAGATCTGGGGGCAGAGCATTTCCTGCTTTCCCATACCCAGACCTGGGGCCCACAGCCTGGGCTTCCCCTGGCCCCACCCTGGCTGAGGGGGCCAGAGGGGCAGCTGAGGCCTGGAGgacccagagggagggaggaggtggggagggcatcCCAGGCGAGGGTGGTGGGAATTGTTGGGCCCTGCCTGGAAGGCCCCACTATTGAAGAATGGATTACCCGACACCGAGATTAATGGACTTTCATTTGGCTAAACATCTGTCAACGTTAGTGCTGGTGAGTGAGCGTGAAATGAGCTTTGACTGGGCTGCCGTCAGTGGATCACGGTCAGGCCACAGCTCCTGTGCCAGCGGCCTGCTCTGCACAGGGTGGCGTGTGGGGGGGCAGTCACTGAATGGGGGGCCTGGCCAAGGGGCTGTGCCACGGCCACTGGGAGTTACTACAAGGCACCGGCACATGTTTATCTCACTCCCAGCCCTGTGCAGGGGGCGCTTCCCCCAAGGAGGGTCAGCTGTCCCCTGAGGGCCCCTCCCCAGGGGCCTCTACCCAATAGCACATAACAGTGGTGAACACTTCTGTGCACTGACCATGTGCCAAATATTATTTTACGTGTTTTTGCCATTTATTAAGTCATTTCAaactcacaacagccctatgaggaaAGGGCTAGAATTATCATGCCCATATTATAcccgaggaaactgaggcccaaggatgTGACTTGTCCCAGACCACACAGTGACAGTGGTGAGCCCGGCTGAATCCAGGGGTTCTGGTCTAAAGTCCCAGCTCTGTACCACAACTCCCTTCTGCCAGCGGGACACAGGGCGGTCCCCGGGTTTGTACCCCACTGTGTCTGTCTAGGGCGTGGGCTTCAAACAGGGCCCCCGAGAGGCCGGGGCGGAGCCCGCCCTGACACCGCCCCCGGCCCGCCCCCAGCTGTACATCCAGACGACGACGCTGACGGTCTCGGTGAGTCTGAGCGCCTCGGTGTCCCTGGGGATGCTCTACATGCCCAAGGTCTACATCATCCTCTTCCACCCGGAGCAGAATGTGCCCAAGCGCAAGCGCAGCCTCAAAGCCGTCGTCACCGCCGCCACCATGTCCAACAAGTTCACGCAGAAGGGCAGCTTCCGGCCCAACGGCGAGGCCAAGTCCGAGCTCTGCGAGAACCTGGAAGCTCCAGGTGAGTGCCTGGCCCCGCTCCTCTCCCCCTGGGCCCGCCCAGGCCCCGTCCCCTTCCTGGAGAAGGTCAGCCCCCCCCCAAGTCTGGACCAATGAGGGCACTGGGAGAGCCCTGAGGCCGCGGGTGAGCCGTCCCCACCCAGAGGCGAGGCTTGAGGCTCTAGCTTGGCCCCCTCTGCCCCACTCTGTCTGGGTAGTGGGGTCTCTCCAGGTCCCGCTCCACACACCCCCTGCTCGCTCTAGCCTCTCCTTTCCAGGGATCCCTGCCTACCTAGggagaggcggggggtggggtgggggggtgttggGGGGGCCTCGGTTCAGGCACAGTGACCTGAGACTTCGGGATTTCTCTGCCCTGGAGTCCGCATCTGGGCCTGTGCCCTTTCAGTCTCCCTGGGGAAGGGATCGTCTGGAGGGCCGCTGCTCTGGGGCCCTTTGGTAGCCTGGGAGCTGTGGCCCTGGTGCCAGAGCAGTTGAAACCCCTCGGCTGGCTTTGCCCACCCGCCCCCTGGCAGGACCCTGAGAGATGGGGACTCAGGATACGGGCCCTGGGATGGGTAAGTAAGGGCTGGGGCCGGGAGGAGGGCCCGCAGAGCTGTGGTTCTCAGGGGGGTGTCCAAGGAGACCTCAGCTGTAGAGGGTTGTGCTTtgagagggctgggggaggatgTGGGACCCTTAGCATCTGAGGGGCAGACCCAAAGCCTGTGCAGGACTTGGTCCCTCAGTGGTTGAGGGATGTGTACAGGAGGGAGCAGGGCCACCATCTTTGCTTACCTTCCTGTGCCCCCTGGAGCCAGCCCACAGTGTGACGAGaagggacagagaggagagaggggcaggGCATGTGAGGGGCAGGTTAGGCCTTGGGGGACCAGTAACAGTGGTGACCATTTCTTGAACCCCAACTGTGGGCCACACCTGCCAGGaatcagttttcattttcacagcAACCTTGAAAGCAGTGATCTTTAATTATTTGCTGCTACAGGTGAGGAAagggaggctcagaaaggtgaggGACTcacccaggccacacagcagcagGTGGTATCCCCGCTGCCTCTGAGCAGAGACCGAGGCCTCCAACCTGTGGGCTGGGCCTCCATGGGCCTCTGGTTGCTCCCAGGTAGACAGGGTTGAGGGGTTGCTATGGTCACCCTGCCCCACTGCACACCTGACTCCCTCCCTGGACACCCTGTAAGTGTCCAAATGGTTAACATGGCAGCTCCTGCTGCCTCCCCGCTCTCTGATAGTCTTGGGGGGCTTCcgttggtgggggaggaggagaagagccCCTCTCCCCAGGAGAGTTTCAGATCCTGGTGGCACCTGGGGTTAGCACTCTGCTTTCTCCCTCTAGTACTGGGGGAAAGGCCAGAAGTGGACACTGTTGGTGGCAGCAGGAGGGACATTGGTGAACATAGGCTCCAGAGGGGAGCCCCTTTGTCACCCACCAAGAGATCAGGAGAAACAGGAGACCTCCCCTCGCAGGTGTGTTTGGACGGGGACAGCCCCTCTTACAGGCTCCCCGCGCTGGGGCTCTGGGTGAAGCATCTTCCATTCTCAACATCATTCCCACGTGTAGAAGGAGTATCAGCCGTGCAAAGGAGGGAAGTAGCTTCCCACATCCAGGCAGGATTTTTCACTTCCCAGAGCTCCCTCCCCTGTGAGTGATCTTCACAGCAGTCCTGTGAGGCCCGGATTGGGCTGGATCcccagctgaggcccagagagggtgagtgaCTCTCCTGAAGTCACATGGCAAGGTGGTGACTGGCTGGCCCCACCCAGTGTCTTTCCCTTGACCCTGACTTCATATGGCCTCCCTCTCTGTCTGTGCTGAGCAGTGTACCTGGCTTccagcaccaccaccccccctTTGATGGACACCCCTGATGACTCTGTTGGCCACACCCTCCACCAGATGACATCTGGTTCTCTccagtcctgctcttcctcccaGAGCACCAGCTTCCCTGTACCTACAGCCTGGGGCTCCCTTCAGATGCCAGGTGGGCCCTCTACTTGCGACGGGAAGGGACAGTGTCTTTGTGGGCCTCCCCATCTCTGGCCTTTCGCGTCCACGCAGATGTGCAGAAACCCCCACTGCCGCCCCTGACCAGGCCCTTCTATCCTAGGCACGGACCCCTCGCCACTCCCTGCCCCAAGCTCCTGACTTAGATTTCCTCCTTCCCACGGAGACTCGCCCTTGCTGGGTCCCATCCCTCCAGGCCCTACTCTGCTCCAGGGCTCATGAGACTGAGTGGGACATCAGCCCTCTGGAGTCCATGGGTATCTAACAGGAGATAGCACCCTGACCCCAGAGGGTGGCCCTCATGGTGCTGTGACAGGCCAGAGGGTACCACAGGGACAGGGCTGTCACAGAGAGCGCTGATGTCGCCTCACGGACACTGTTGCCTCTGCCTCTGCTCAGACTGGTCACCTGGGGACAGGGGACAAGGAGGGGTGTGCAGGCGAGGGGAGACCCAGCCTTC
This window contains:
- the GRM4 gene encoding metabotropic glutamate receptor 4 isoform X8 produces the protein MPGKRGWGWWWARLLLCLLLSLSGPWVPSSLGKPKGHPQMNSIRIDGDITLGGLFPVHGRGSEGKACGELKKEKGIHRLEAMLFALDRINNDPDLLPNITLGARILDTCSRDTHALEQSLTFVQALIEKDGTEVRCGSGGPPIITKPERVVGVIGASGSSVSIMVANILRLFKIPQISYASTAPDLSDNSRYDFFSRVVPSDTYQAQAMVDIVRALKWNYVSTLASEGSYGESGVEAFVQKSREDGGVCIAQSVKIPREPKPGEFDKIIRRLLETSNARAVIIFANEDDIRRVLEAARKANQTGHFFWMGSDSWGSKIAPVLHLEEVAEGAVTILPKRMSVRGFDRYFSSRTLDNNRRNIWFAEFWEDNFHCKLSRHALKKGSHVKKCTSRERIGQDSAYEQEGKVQFVIDAVYAMGHALHAMHRDLCPGRVGLCPRMDPVDGTQLLKYIRSVNFSGIAGNPVTFNENGDAPGRYDIYQYQLRNGSAEYKVIGSWTDHLHLRIERMHWPGSGQQLPRSICSLPCQPGERKKTVKGMPCCWHCEPCTGYQYQVDRYTCKTCPYDMRPTENRTGCQPIPIIKLEWGSPWAVLPLFLAVVGIAATLFVVVTFVRYNDTPIVKASGRELSYVLLAGIFLCYATTFLMIAEPDLGTCSLRRIFLGLGMSISYAALLTKTNRIYRIFEQGKRSVSAPRFISPASQLAITFSLISLQLLGICVWFVVDPSHSVVDFQDQRTLDPRFARGVLKCDISDLSLICLLGYSMLLMVTCTVYAIKTRGVPETFNEAKPIGFTMYTTCIVWLAFIPIFFGTSQSADKLYIQTTTLTVSVSLSASVSLGMLYMPKVYIILFHPEQNVPKRKRSLKAVVTAATMSNKFTQKGSFRPNGEAKSELCENLEAPGRHPWLHLADVPSSLSCQDPDGVKAVLWPRAPALSPV
- the GRM4 gene encoding metabotropic glutamate receptor 4 isoform X9, giving the protein MPGKRGWGWWWARLLLCLLLSLSGPWVPSSLGKPKGHPQMNSIRIDGDITLGGLFPVHGRGSEGKACGELKKEKGIHRLEAMLFALDRINNDPDLLPNITLGARILDTCSRDTHALEQSLTFVQALIEKDGTEVRCGSGGPPIITKPERVVGVIGASGSSVSIMVANILRLFKIPQISYASTAPDLSDNSRYDFFSRVVPSDTYQAQAMVDIVRALKWNYVSTLASEGSYGESGVEAFVQKSREDGGVCIAQSVKIPREPKPGEFDKIIRRLLETSNARAVIIFANEDDIRRVLEAARKANQTGHFFWMGSDSWGSKIAPVLHLEEVAEGAVTILPKRMSVRGFDRYFSSRTLDNNRRNIWFAEFWEDNFHCKLSRHALKKGSHVKKCTSRERIGQDSAYEQEGKVQFVIDAVYAMGHALHAMHRDLCPGRVGLCPRMDPVDGTQLLKYIRSVNFSGIAGNPVTFNENGDAPGRYDIYQYQLRNGSAEYKVIGSWTDHLHLRIERMHWPGSGQQLPRSICSLPCQPGERKKTVKGMPCCWHCEPCTGYQYQVDRYTCKTCPYDMRPTENRTGCQPIPIIKLEWGSPWAVLPLFLAVVGIAATLFVVVTFVRYNDTPIVKASGRELSYVLLAGIFLCYATTFLMIAEPDLGTCSLRRIFLGLGMSISYAALLTKTNRIYRIFEQGKRSVSAPRFISPASQLAITFSLISLQLLGICVWFVVDPSHSVVDFQDQRTLDPRFARGVLKCDISDLSLICLLGYSMLLMVTCTVYAIKTRGVPETFNEAKPIGFTMYTTCIVWLAFIPIFFGTSQSADKLYIQTTTLTVSVSLSASVSLGMLYMPKVYIILFHPEQNVPKRKRSLKAVVTAATMSNKFTQKGSFRPNGEAKSELCENLEAPALATKQTYVAYTNHAI